One genomic region from Mastacembelus armatus chromosome 21, fMasArm1.2, whole genome shotgun sequence encodes:
- the LOC113123554 gene encoding probable phospholipid-transporting ATPase IH isoform X4, translated as MDFSLLRNMIRRYCVGEENWVDSRTVYIGHKEPPPGAEAYIPQRYPDNRIVSSKYTFWNFIPKNLFEQFRRIANFYFLVIFLVQLIIDTPTSPVTSGLPLFFVITVTAIKQGYEDWLRHKADCSINECPVDVVQQGKVVRTQSHKLRVGDIVMVREDETFPCDLILLSSSRHDGTCYVTTASLDGESSHKTYYAVPDTMAFRTEQEVDSLHATIECEQPQPDLYKFVGRINIYRDKEEPVARPLGAENLLLRGATLKNTQHIYAVAVYTGMETKMALNYQSKSQKRSAVEKSMNAFLVVYLCILISKAVINTVLKYAWQWSPDRDEPWYNHRTENERQRHMVIRAFTDFLAFMVLFNYIIPVSMYVTVEMQKFLGSYFITWDEDMFDEELGEGAQVNTSDLNEELGQVEYVFTDKTGTLTENNMEFIECCVDGNVYIPHAICNGQILSAASSIDMIDSSPGGYRREHEDLFFRALCLCHTVQVKEEETVDGIKRGIHQGRPTSFYISSSPDEVALVEGMKRLGYTYLRLKDNYMEILNKDDEIERFELLHVLNFDSVRRRMSVIVKSSSGEYLLFCKGADSSIFPRVVSGKVEQVKARVEQNAVEGLRTLCVAYRRLSETEYEEACHHLSQAKLALQDREQRLAQAYDIIERDFVLLGATAVEDRLQEKAADTIESLHKAGMKVWVLTGDKMETAAATCYASKLFRRSTQILELTKKRTEEQSLHDVLFELNRTVLRQRSISGLSVDCLDFGLIIDGATLSAVLKPNQEGAGHGNYREIFLEICRNCSAVLCCRMAPLQKAQIVKLIKASKEHPITLAIGDGANDVSMILEAHVGIGIMGKEGRQAARNSDYAIPKFKHLKKMLLVHGHYYYIRIAELVQYFFYKNVCFIFPQFLYQFFCGFSQQPLYDTAYLTLYNISFTSLPILLYSLVEQHVTIETLKREPSLYRDIAKNSLLRWPVFLYWTCLGVFDAVIFFFGAYFLFDNTTFTSNGQMFGNWTFGTLVFTVLVFTVTLKLALDTHHWTWINHFVIWGSLLFYVIFSLLWGGIIWPFLNYQRMYYVFMQMLSSGPAWLSIILLITVSLLPDVIKKVLCRAICPTATERAQSTRPCLTVEPSTIFMLSQSSSRMSF; from the exons ATGGATTTCAGCCTGCTCCGGAATATGATCCGCAGATAC TGCGTAGGGGAAGAGAACTGGGTGGACAGCCGGACAGTGTACATCGGGCATAAAGAACCTCCTCCGGGAGCTGAGGCCTACATCCCTCAGCGTTACCCCGACAACCGCATCGTCTCCTCGAAG TATACTTTCTGGAACTTCATTCCCAAGAACCTCTTTGAGCAGTTCAGAAGAATTGCAAATTTCTACTTCTTAGTCATATTTCTGGTGCAG CTCATCATCGACACCCCCACCAGCCCAGTCACCAGCGGCCTGCCCCTCTTTTTTGTTATCACTGTCACCGCCATAAAACAG GGCTATGAGGATTGGCTCAGACACAAAGCCGACTGCTCTATAAATGAGTGTCCGGTGGACGTGGTGCAGCAGGGGAAGGTGGTGAGGACACAGAGTCACAAGCTACGG GTGGGAGACATCGTCATGGTGAGGGAGGATGAGACTTTCCCCTGTGACCTCATTCTGCTGTCCTCCAGCCGTCACGATGGGACCTGCTATGTTACCACTGCCAGCCTGGATGGGGAGTCTAGTCACAAG ACCTATTATGCTGTACCAGATACCATGGCCTTTAGAACGGAGCAGGAGGTGGATTCGCTACATGCCACTATTGAATGTGAACAACCGCAGCCTGACCTCTACAA ATTTGTGGGACGTATTAATATCTACAGGGACAAAGAAGAGCCTGTGGCTAG ACCACTTGGGGCTGAGAACTTGCTCCTTAGAGGAGCCACACTGAAGAATACACAACATATTTATG CTGTTGCAGTTTACACCGGCATGGAGACCAAGATGGCACTTAATTACCAGTCTAAGTCTCAAAAACGCTCTGCTGTAGAAAA GTCGATGAATGCCTTTCTGGTAGTGTATCTGTGCATCCTGATCAGTAAAGCAGTGATCAACACGGTTCTGAAATATGCTTGGCAGTGGTCTCCTGACCGAGACGAACCCTGGTACAACCACAGAACTGAGAATGAACGACAGCGCCACATG GTGATCCGAGCCTTCACAGACTTCCTGGCTTTCATGGTTTTGTTTAATTACATCATCCCAGTTTCTATGTATGTGACGGTAGAGATGCAAAAATTTCTCGGCTCCTATTTCATCACCTGGGATGAGGATATGTTCGATGAAGAGCTGGGAGAAGGTGCTCAGGTCAACACTTCCGACCTAAATGAAGAGCTGGGGCAG GTAGAATATGTGTTTACTGATAAGACAGGCACTCTGACTGAGAACAACATGGAGTTTATTGAATGTTGTGTCGATGGGAATGTTTACATCCCGCATGCCATCTGCAACGGCCAAATCCTCAGTGCTGCTTCCAGTATAGACATGATTGATTCATCACCGGGAGGATACAGGAGA GAGCACGAGGACCTGTTTTTCAGGGCGCTGTGTCTGTGCCACACGGTgcaggtgaaggaggaggagacagtgGATGGCATCAAAAGAGGTATCCACCAGGGCAGACCCACCTCCTTCTACATTTCCTCCTCACCTGATGAGGTTGCTTTAGTGGAGGGAATGAAAag GCTGGGTTATACCTACCTGAGGCTGAAAGACAACTACATGGAGATCCTCAACAAAGATGATGAGATTGAAAG GTTTGAGCTGCTACATGTACTGAACTTCGACTCAGTCAGGAGGAGGATGAGCGTCATAGTCAAGTCAAGCTCAG GAGAATACCTGCTCTTCTGTAAGGGTGCAGACTCATCCATTTTTCCACGGGTGGTATCTGGGAAGGTAGAGCAAGTGAAAGCTCGGGTGGAGCAGAATGCTGTA GAGGGGCTGAGGACTCTGTGCGTCGCCTATCGAAGGTTGTCAGAGACCGAATATGAGGAGGCATGCCATCACCTGTCTCAAGCCAAGCTAGCCTTACAGGACAGGGAGCAGAGGCTGGCACAGGCCTATGACATCATAGAGAGGGACTTTGTGCTTTTGGGCGCCACAGCAGTGGAGGACAG GCTCCAAGAGAAAGCTGCAGACACCATTGAATCACTGCACAAGGCTGGGATGAAAGTTTGGGTCCTGACAGGAGACAAAATGGAGACGGCAGCTGCTACCTGCTACGCCAGCAAGCTGTTCCGTCGCAGCACACAGATCCTGGAGCTGACTAAGAAACGCACAGAAGAGCAGAGTCTACATGATGTTCTGTTCGAATTAAATAGAACTGTTCTCAGACAACGCTCTATTTCTGG GTTGTCAGTAGACTGCCTCGACTTTGGTCTGATCATTGACGGGGCCACTCTGTCTGCAGTATTAAAGCCTAACCAGGAGGGTGCTGGCCATGGCAACTACAGAGAGATCTTTCTAGAGATCTGTCGCAACTGTAGTGCTGTTCTCTGCTGTCGTATGGCACCACTGCAGAAAGCACAG atcGTGAAGCTAATTAAAGCCTCGAAGGAGCACCCCATAACCCTGGCCATTGGCGATGGAGCCAATGATGTTAGCATGATCTTGGAAGCACATGTAGGCATTG gCATCATGGGTAAAGAAGGCCGGCAGGCAGCAAGAAACAGTGACTATGCTATCCCGAAGTTTAAACATCTGAAGAAAATGTTACTTGTTCATGGCCACTATTACTACATCCGCATTGCTGAGCTTGTTCAGTACTTCTTCTACAAG AACGTATGCTTCATCTTCCCTCAGTTCCTGTATCAGTTCTTCTGTGGGTTCTCCCAGCAG CCTCTGTACGACACCGCCTATTTGACGCTATACAACATCAGCTTCACCTCACTCCCCATCCTCCTCTACAGCCTGGTTGAGCAGCATGTCACCATAGAGACACTGAAGAGGGAGCCCTCCTTGTATAG GGACATAGCGAAGAATTCCCTCCTCCGCTGGCCTGTCTTCCTGTACTGGACATGCCTTGGTGTGTTTGATGCGGTCATCTTCTTTTTTGGTGCCTACTTCCTGTTTGACAACACCACCTTCACCAGCAATGGCCAG ATGTTTGGGAACTGGACCTTTGGGACTCTCGTCTTTACTGTGCTGGTGTTCACCGTTACTCTCAAG CTTGCCTTGGACACACACCATTGGACCTGGATCAATCACTTTGTCATCTGGGGGTCGCTACTTTTCtatgttattttctctcttctttggGGAGGCATCATTTG GCCTTTCCTGAACTACCAGAGGATGTACTACGTGTTCATGCAGATGCTGTCCAGTGGTCCAGCTTGGCTCAGCATCATCCTGCTTATTACGGTCAGCTTGCTGCCAGATGTCATCAAGAAGGTCCTTTGCAGGGCCATATGTCCCACAGCTACAGAACGTGCACAG TCCACTCGCCCGTGCCTTACTGTGGAGCCGTCCACCATCTTCATGCTTTCTCAGTCCTCCAGCAGAATGAGTTTCTGA